The DNA window CAGCTTTGCCGCCTCAATAGCCGCCACATATCCTCCCGGGCCCGCGCCGATGATGATACAATCATAATGCCGTTCCATCTTTTCTCCTTACTTTCCATCTATAAATCCACTGTCCGCAGCCATCCGCAGATCTCTTCCACCATGTTTTGTTCCTCCGGGCCGGCCGCCGGAAGCGTCCCAAGAGCCTGAAGGAGCTCCCGCTTCTCATAACGAAGTCCGCAAAGCCACGGGCCGATGGCTTCGATCAGTTCCGGTTTCAGAGAGTCGGAATACACGCCCGCATCCTCCACCTTTCCGCCGCAGATCTGAAACTGTATCTGAAGCGATCCCCAGGGGAACCGATGGGACTGTTCATACTGAAACCTTAGTTTCTTCCCATATTTCCACTCCCAGGAACTATATTTTGCCCGCTCCCGTTCTATCTCCTTCTGGTCTAAGTCCTCATCTCCAATCACTCTGGCCGGATATCCATAGACTTCTTCAAATGCCTCCCGAAGCGCCTTTTTCAACTCTCCTACGGTCAGATCCGGCACGAATTCCTTTAGGTTCGCAACTCTTGACTTGACGGAGGCGACTCCTTTGGAACGCAGTTTCTCTTTGGATACGGTCAGGTACTGAGTCAGATTATCCAAATCCACGTCCACCATCAGGGTCCCGTGGTGATACCACTGTTCCCCCTGTTCATAGAACGCGTTTCCAGAGAACTTCTTCCCCTCCGCCAGAATGTCATTGCGCCCGGACTTCTCCGCCTTTACGCCCAGCTTTCGCGCCGCCTGGAGGATCACCTCCATCTGCCGCTTTATATTGTAATCTTCTTTGCATACCAGAAAGGTAAAATTCAGATTCCCCAGATCATGGAAGACGGCTCCGCCTCCGGAGAGCCGGCGCGCCAGCTTTCCTCCGTCTTCTTCCAGCGCTTCTGTCCTGCACTCCGCCCATGCGTTCTGGTTCTTTCCGATCACTACCGTTTTCTGATTCTGCCATAGGTAGAGGATACACTGGCCTTTCCGGCAGTGCCGCAGCAGATATTCTTCCAGCGCCAGATTCTCATACGGGTCAAAGGAAT is part of the Lachnospiraceae bacterium KGMB03038 genome and encodes:
- a CDS encoding lipoate--protein ligase produces the protein MIVQTAYLESHSFDPYENLALEEYLLRHCRKGQCILYLWQNQKTVVIGKNQNAWAECRTEALEEDGGKLARRLSGGGAVFHDLGNLNFTFLVCKEDYNIKRQMEVILQAARKLGVKAEKSGRNDILAEGKKFSGNAFYEQGEQWYHHGTLMVDVDLDNLTQYLTVSKEKLRSKGVASVKSRVANLKEFVPDLTVGELKKALREAFEEVYGYPARVIGDEDLDQKEIERERAKYSSWEWKYGKKLRFQYEQSHRFPWGSLQIQFQICGGKVEDAGVYSDSLKPELIEAIGPWLCGLRYEKRELLQALGTLPAAGPEEQNMVEEICGWLRTVDL